A genomic stretch from Pomacea canaliculata isolate SZHN2017 linkage group LG2, ASM307304v1, whole genome shotgun sequence includes:
- the LOC112556407 gene encoding uncharacterized protein LOC112556407: MTSLHMHVRVVRMFVSRALPRKCSSGLSYPRVQKGGQPHAVLSTRRKFAVSCRTSIMSNSDLALCLSQVRLTVMEALLLSNILPVLGPEAVWTTCAEPAPVANTYRNVTQSELGNDINYTCYSSYTHKEGDLDRRCQATGQYSGTPPTCGLVCGPVKPFQNQNTLVLTDDEGGIAFTLCEDEYPTESSSSGEREITCSADLGRWQPLVFYCGKILDLHNISLSSTLTTGAAGWVTQEEVAPEWEAGLAAPDARELYDVDEVSLLVGDTMTDAVLTVAQTGGSFGECGNVTTSSIERLYLLKCDTRQGRKPWGHSIKVTARFLDGNPGRLELRDVSVQGRVHADNCPSPLNIPRLEMTSALQSDYVSGDTVEYACISGLHELRGSGVSECSPFGSWTTPTLVCTDEENFARWEQVETRAQTKAGGWPPVTWHWLPTHTQTRATRRPANMTSSSTECISHRKWKYIQSRL; encoded by the exons ATGACGTCTCTCCACATGCACGTGCGCGTTGTGCGCATGTTTGTCAGTCGTGCTCTGCCTCGCAAGTGTAGTTCCGGACTTTCCTACCCACGGGTACAAAAGGGAGGTCAGCCTCATGCGGTGCTGTCGACCCGGAGGAAATTCGCAGTTTCATGTCGAACCTCCATCATGTCGAACTCTGACCTCGCGCTGTGCCTGTCTCAAGTGCGCCTCACAGTGATGGAAGCATTACTTCTCTCAA ACATCCTGCCAGTGCTGGGCCCTGAGGCTGTGTGGACGACTTGTGCAGAGCCAGCGCCAGTAGCTAACACTTATCGTAACGTGACACAGAGCGAGCTCGGCAACGACATCAACTACACCTGCTACAGCAGCTACACGCACAAGGAGGGCGACCTGGACAGGCGATGTCAGGCAACAGGGCAGTACAGCGGGACACCACCCACCTGCGGTC TTGTCTGTGGCCCGGTGAAGCCATTCCAGAACCAAAATACTCTGGTGTTGACTGACGACGAGGGAGGCATCGCCTTTACTCTCTGTGAAGACGAGTATCCTACAGAGTCATCGTCCTCCGGCGAGCGAGAGATCACGTGCTCGGCTGACTTGGGCAGATGGCAGCCCCTCGTCTTCTACTGTGGTA AGATACTTGATCTCCACAACATCTCTCTGTCCTCGACCCTGACGACTGGCGCCGCTGGCTGGGTCACACAGGAGGAGGTGGCGCCGGAGTGGGAGGCTGGCCTCGCGGCACCCGACGCTCGGGAACTTTACGACGTTGATGAAGTCAGTCTCCTGGTTGGAGACACCATGACAG ACGCTGTTTTGACTGTGGCGCAAACCGGCGGCTCGTTCGGCGAATGTGGAAACGTCACCACGTCCAGCATAGAGCGCCTCTACCTCCTCAAGTGCGACACTAGACAGGGGAGGAAACCCTGGGGACATAGCATCAAAGTCACTGCACGGTTCCTGGATGGAAACCCTGGGAGACTGGAACTTCGTGACGTCAGCGTTCAAGGTCGAGTACATGCCG ataacTGTCCTAGTCCACTCAACATACCCCGCCTTGAGATGACGTCAGCACTGCAGTCCGATTACGTCAGCGGGGACACGGTGGAGTACGCGTGTATCAGCGGCTTGCACGAGCTGCGGGGCTCCGGTGTCTCCGAGTGTTCTCCTTTCGGCTCGTGGACTACTCCAACCTTGGTTTGCACCG ACGAAGAGAATTTTGCGAGGTGGGAGCAGGTGGAGACGAGGGCGCAGACCAAGGCGGGTGGATGGCCCCCGGTGACCTGGCACTGGTTACCgacccacacacagacacgtgctACTCGGAGACCAGCCAACATGACGTCATCGTCTACAGAGTGCATCTCCCACAGGAAGTGGAAGTACATACAGTCACGGCTGTAA
- the LOC112556408 gene encoding uncharacterized protein LOC112556408 isoform X1: MMVSSGYRLTRICASLVLVLVIGAQESVAFNWTSALQNGSLINDCTGNTVTFNWTFTINSDEHVLNEEWYFKQKGKADNNLIATKVAGNFLTVGGEPQPQVTQDETGIHLLNVTSADSGVYSVHLNVIGPSGQTVMGYQEVELDVAEGPQTSSGYLNVSLIPEPVLLKESGQYHARLVCGNFTTMGNPPVSLEWTTPGGHVYPSTFSTANNFTFAIPNPVESGNYTCRLNTSLPSEVCAKAGTLLSESASLLLDGQEIRLQLMEFRMTKLEAELAYLRGLKSDLDRTHTPGPATATRRCHQCPSSLST, translated from the exons ATGATGGTGTCCAGTGGCTACAGGCTCACCAGGATCTGCGCCTCCCTCGTCCTGGTGCTGGTGATTGGCGCTCAAG AGTCCGTGGCTTTCAACTGGACATCGGCGTTACAAAATGGCAGTTTGATTAACGACTGCACAGGTAACACTGTCACCTTCAACTGGACCTTTACTATCAACTCCGATGAACATGTCCTCAACGAAGAGTGGTACTTCAAACAGAAAG GGAAAGCCGACAATAACCTAATTGCGACAAAGGTAGCTGGAAACTTTCTGACAGTGGGTGGTGAACCCCAGCCGCAGGTCACACAAGATGAGACTGGCATTCACCTGCTCAACGTGACGTCAGCTGACAGCGGCGTGTACTCCGTGCACCTGAACGTAATCGGACCCTCGGGGCAGACGGTCATGGGCTACCAGGAGGTCGAGCTGGACGTCGCAG AAGGACCGCAGACATCCAGCGGGTACCTCAACGTTAGTCTGATACCCGAGCCGGTACTCCTGAAGGAAAGTGGTCAGTACCATGCACGGCTTGTCTGCGGCAACTTCACCACCATGGGTAACCCTCCCGTCTCGCTTGAGTGGACA ACCCCAGGAGGACACGTGTACCCGAGCACCTTCTCCACTGCAAACAACTTCACGTTTGCGATTCCTAATCCAGTGGAGAGCGGAAACTACACCTGTCGCCTCAACACCTCCCTGCCATCCGAGGTGTGCGCCAAGGCCGGCACGCTGCTGAGTGAAAGTGCCTCGCTCCTCCTGGACGGCCAGGAGATAAGGCTACAGCTCATGGAGTTCAGGATGACAAAGCTGGAAGCAGAGCTGGCATATCTTCGAGGTTTAAAATCAGACCTCGACCGCACGCACACACCGG GTCCAGccacagccacacgtcgctgccaccagtgtccgagttccctcagcacgtga
- the LOC112556408 gene encoding uncharacterized protein LOC112556408 isoform X4: protein MMVSSGYRLTRICASLVLVLVIGAQESVAFNWTSALQNGSLINDCTGNTVTFNWTFTINSDEHVLNEEWYFKQKGKADNNLIATKVAGNFLTVGGEPQPQVTQDETGIHLLNVTSADSGVYSVHLNVIGPSGQTVMGYQEVELDVAEGPQTSSGYLNVSLIPEPVLLKESGQYHARLVCGNFTTMGNPPVSLEWTTPGGHVYPSTFSTANNFTFAIPNPVESGNYTCRLNTSLPSEVCAKAGTLLSESASLLLDGQEIRLQLMEFRMTKLEAELAYLRGLKSDLDRTHTPDVTSESTSQPAKFVG, encoded by the exons ATGATGGTGTCCAGTGGCTACAGGCTCACCAGGATCTGCGCCTCCCTCGTCCTGGTGCTGGTGATTGGCGCTCAAG AGTCCGTGGCTTTCAACTGGACATCGGCGTTACAAAATGGCAGTTTGATTAACGACTGCACAGGTAACACTGTCACCTTCAACTGGACCTTTACTATCAACTCCGATGAACATGTCCTCAACGAAGAGTGGTACTTCAAACAGAAAG GGAAAGCCGACAATAACCTAATTGCGACAAAGGTAGCTGGAAACTTTCTGACAGTGGGTGGTGAACCCCAGCCGCAGGTCACACAAGATGAGACTGGCATTCACCTGCTCAACGTGACGTCAGCTGACAGCGGCGTGTACTCCGTGCACCTGAACGTAATCGGACCCTCGGGGCAGACGGTCATGGGCTACCAGGAGGTCGAGCTGGACGTCGCAG AAGGACCGCAGACATCCAGCGGGTACCTCAACGTTAGTCTGATACCCGAGCCGGTACTCCTGAAGGAAAGTGGTCAGTACCATGCACGGCTTGTCTGCGGCAACTTCACCACCATGGGTAACCCTCCCGTCTCGCTTGAGTGGACA ACCCCAGGAGGACACGTGTACCCGAGCACCTTCTCCACTGCAAACAACTTCACGTTTGCGATTCCTAATCCAGTGGAGAGCGGAAACTACACCTGTCGCCTCAACACCTCCCTGCCATCCGAGGTGTGCGCCAAGGCCGGCACGCTGCTGAGTGAAAGTGCCTCGCTCCTCCTGGACGGCCAGGAGATAAGGCTACAGCTCATGGAGTTCAGGATGACAAAGCTGGAAGCAGAGCTGGCATATCTTCGAGGTTTAAAATCAGACCTCGACCGCACGCACACACCGG ATGTAACAAGCGAGTCAACAAGCCAGCCTGCAAAATTTGTGGGGTAG